In Felis catus isolate Fca126 chromosome E1, F.catus_Fca126_mat1.0, whole genome shotgun sequence, the following proteins share a genomic window:
- the PTGES3L gene encoding putative protein PTGES3L isoform X1, with amino-acid sequence MLSQSLSGVQIPWLYGHIPPSSKAFPDHIRRGSCWGRPQYLKIAVSASDSKRHRVAGAAMARQHARTLWYDRPKYVFMEFCVEDSTDVHVLIEDHRIVFSCKNADGVELYNEIEFYAKVNSKDSQDKRSGRSITCFVRKWKEKVAWPRLTKEDIKPVWLSVDFDNWRDWEGDEEVELAQVEHYAELLKKVSIKRPPPGMDDLDDDSDSADATST; translated from the exons ATGCTCTCCCAGAGTCTCTCTGGAGTGCAGATCCCTTGGCTGTATGGCCACATCCCCCCTTCCTCTAAGGCCTTCCCCGACCATATAAGGAGAGGCAGCTGCTGGGGGCGTCCCCAGTATCTAAAGATAGCGGTCTCTGCTTCGGACTCCAAACGCCACCGGGTAGCAGGAGCCGCCATGGCAAG GCAACATGCCAGGACGCTGTGGTATGACAGGCCCAAATATGTGTTCATGGAGTTTTGTGTTGAGGATAGCACCGATGTCCACGTGCTCATCGAAGACCACCGCATTGTGTTCAG CTGCAAGAATGCGGATGGAGTGGAGTTGTACAATGAGATTGAGTTCTATGCTAAGGTGAACTCCAAG GACTCCCAGGATAAACGCTCCGGTCGTTCCATCACTTGTTTTGTGAGGAAATGGAAGGAGAAGGTGGCCTGGCCTCGACTCACCAAAGAGGATATCAAA CCGGTGTGGTTGTCTGTGGACTTTGATAACTGGAGAGACTGGGAGGGGGATGAAGAGGTGGAGCTGGCTCAGGTGGAACACTATGCAGAG CTTTTGAAGAAGGTCAGCATCAAGAGACCTCCCCCTGGCATGGATGACCTGGAT gaTGATTCTGACAGTGCTGATGCAACAA gcACTTGA
- the LOC101081013 gene encoding alanyl-tRNA editing protein Aarsd1 codes for MAFRCQRDSYAREFTTTVVSCRPAELQTEGSNGKKAVLSGFQVVLEDTLLFPEGGGQPDDHGTINDISVLRVTRRGAQADHFTQTALAPGTEVQVRVDWERRFDHMQQHSGQHLITAVADHLFGLKTTSWELGRLRSVIELDSPSVTAEQVAAIEQSVNEKIRDRLPVNVRELSLDDPEVEQVRGRGLPDDHAGPVRVVTIESVDSNMCCGTHVSNLSDLQVIKILGTEKGKKNKTNLAFLAGNRVLKWMERSHGTEKALTTLLKCGAEDHVEAVKKLQNSTKLLQKNNLNLLRDLAVHIAHSLRNSPDWGGVVTLHRKEGDSEFMNIIANEIGSEETLLFLTVGDEKGAGLFLLAGPAEAVETLGPRVAEVLEGKGAGKKGRFQGKATKMSRRAEVQALLQDYISTQSAEE; via the exons ATGGCGTTCCGGTGTCAGCGGGACAGCTATGCCCGCGAG TTCACCACCACCGTGGTCTCCTGCCGTCCCGCGGAGCTACAGACCGAAGGAAGCAACGGCAAGAAGGCAGTGCTGAGTGGCTTCCAAGTGGTGCTGGAAGACACGCTGCTTTTCCCCGAGGGCGGGGGACAG CCTGATGACCACGGTACGATCAATGACATCTCTGTGTTGCGAGTGACCCGCCGCGGGGCTCAGGCTGATCATTTCACACAGACAGCCCTGGCCCCAGGGACTGAGGTCCAGGTCCGGGTGGACTGGGAGCGAAGGTTTGACCACATGCAGCAGCATTCAG GGCAGCATCTCATCACAGCAGTTGCTGACCATCTGTTTGGGTTGAAGACCACATCCTG GGAGTTAGGGCGGCTCCGGAGTGTGATTGAGCTGGACAGCCCCTCTGTGACTGCAGAGCAGGTGGCTGCCATTGAGCAGAGCGTCAATGAAAAAATCAGAGACCGCCTGCCTGTGAATGTGCGAGAGCTGAGCCTGGATGACCCTGAGGTGGAGCAG GTGAGGGGCCGGGGTTTGCCCGACGATCATGCTGGGCCCGTTCGAGTTGTTACCATCGAGAGTGTTGATTCCAACATGTGCTGTGGGACCCATGTGAGCAATCTCAGTGACCTTCAG GTCATTAAAATTCTGGGCACcgagaaggggaaaaagaacaaaaccaaccTGGCATTTCTGGCTGGGAACCGGGTGCTGAAGTGGATGGAGAGAAGCCACGGAACTGAAAAAGCACTGACCACGCTGCTTAA GTGTGGAGCAGAGGATCACGTGGAAGCAGTGAAGAAGCTACAGAACTCTACCAAGCTCTTGCAGAAG AACAACCTGAATCTGCTCAGAGACCTGGCCGTGCACATTGCCCACAGCCTGCGGAACAGCCCGGACTGGGGAGGTGTGGTCACGTTACATAG GAAGGAGGGGGATTCTGAGTTCATGAATATCATTGCCAATGAGATTGGGTCAGAG GAGACCCTCCTGTTCTTAACTGTGGGTGATGAGAAAGGTGCTGGGCTCTTCTTACTGGCAGGGCCAGCTGAAGCCGTGGAAACCCTGGGCCCCAG GGTGGCTGAGGTCCTAGAAGGCAAAGGAGCCGGGAAGAAAGGCCGCTTCCAGGGCAAGGCCACCAAGATGAGCCGGCGGGCAGAGGTGCAGGCGCTTCTCCAGGACTACATCAGCACTCAGAGTGCTGAGGAGTGA
- the PTGES3L gene encoding putative protein PTGES3L isoform X3: MLSQSLSGVQIPWLYGHIPPSSKAFPDHIRRGSCWGRPQYLKIAVSASDSKRHRVAGAAMASCKNADGVELYNEIEFYAKVNSKDSQDKRSGRSITCFVRKWKEKVAWPRLTKEDIKPVWLSVDFDNWRDWEGDEEVELAQVEHYAELLKKVSIKRPPPGMDDLDDDSDSADATST, translated from the exons ATGCTCTCCCAGAGTCTCTCTGGAGTGCAGATCCCTTGGCTGTATGGCCACATCCCCCCTTCCTCTAAGGCCTTCCCCGACCATATAAGGAGAGGCAGCTGCTGGGGGCGTCCCCAGTATCTAAAGATAGCGGTCTCTGCTTCGGACTCCAAACGCCACCGGGTAGCAGGAGCCGCCATGGCAAG CTGCAAGAATGCGGATGGAGTGGAGTTGTACAATGAGATTGAGTTCTATGCTAAGGTGAACTCCAAG GACTCCCAGGATAAACGCTCCGGTCGTTCCATCACTTGTTTTGTGAGGAAATGGAAGGAGAAGGTGGCCTGGCCTCGACTCACCAAAGAGGATATCAAA CCGGTGTGGTTGTCTGTGGACTTTGATAACTGGAGAGACTGGGAGGGGGATGAAGAGGTGGAGCTGGCTCAGGTGGAACACTATGCAGAG CTTTTGAAGAAGGTCAGCATCAAGAGACCTCCCCCTGGCATGGATGACCTGGAT gaTGATTCTGACAGTGCTGATGCAACAA gcACTTGA
- the PTGES3L gene encoding putative protein PTGES3L isoform X2 — protein sequence MLSQSLSGVQIPWLYGHIPPSSKAFPDHIRRGSCWGRPQYLKIAVSASDSKRHRVAGAAMARQHARTLWYDRPKYVFMEFCVEDSTDVHVLIEDHRIVFSCKNADGVELYNEIEFYAKVNSKDSQDKRSGRSITCFVRKWKEKVAWPRLTKEDIKPVWLSVDFDNWRDWEGDEEVELAQVEHYAELLKKVSIKRPPPGMDDLDDDSDSADATSN from the exons ATGCTCTCCCAGAGTCTCTCTGGAGTGCAGATCCCTTGGCTGTATGGCCACATCCCCCCTTCCTCTAAGGCCTTCCCCGACCATATAAGGAGAGGCAGCTGCTGGGGGCGTCCCCAGTATCTAAAGATAGCGGTCTCTGCTTCGGACTCCAAACGCCACCGGGTAGCAGGAGCCGCCATGGCAAG GCAACATGCCAGGACGCTGTGGTATGACAGGCCCAAATATGTGTTCATGGAGTTTTGTGTTGAGGATAGCACCGATGTCCACGTGCTCATCGAAGACCACCGCATTGTGTTCAG CTGCAAGAATGCGGATGGAGTGGAGTTGTACAATGAGATTGAGTTCTATGCTAAGGTGAACTCCAAG GACTCCCAGGATAAACGCTCCGGTCGTTCCATCACTTGTTTTGTGAGGAAATGGAAGGAGAAGGTGGCCTGGCCTCGACTCACCAAAGAGGATATCAAA CCGGTGTGGTTGTCTGTGGACTTTGATAACTGGAGAGACTGGGAGGGGGATGAAGAGGTGGAGCTGGCTCAGGTGGAACACTATGCAGAG CTTTTGAAGAAGGTCAGCATCAAGAGACCTCCCCCTGGCATGGATGACCTGGAT gaTGATTCTGACAGTGCTGATGCAACAAGTAATTAA